In Flavobacterium lacustre, a genomic segment contains:
- a CDS encoding glycosidase — MQQNNTKISNGVMLNVYPDSIGEKFSDTITMLKMTEFKEVFSLIYVLPTFFNSDLDRGFSIIDYDINKDLVDTKDLKDLNELQIKLKFDIVLNHLSVASPQFKDMLQYGNKSKFKDFFINWNEFWEGNGVKNEDGIVIPNPEFLNKLFMRKSGLPILKVRFPDGTEQPYWNTFYQQITYNPITVADLQDVKELKEEQKQFIVAIVNDAIKDNKDFATIDFKDYTTLKSEILQIVEQKRSYLGQMDVNAASPLVWDFYEETLKKLNGYGCNILRLDAFAYLHKQVGESNFFNKPGTWEYLERIKKIAEQNNLMLLPEIHAEYGLHLHDEVADKGYYIYDFFLPGLAIHTIENKSSKALLTWAKEIIAKGYKTVNMLGCHDGIPVLDLKGKEVNGTYNKGLLEDTEIESIMNTIMERGGRVKNLYDPSGNKISYYQINATFFSALGEDEQKLLLARAIQMFMPGIPQVWYLDIFAGKNNYEAADNGGSAGHKEINRTTLTMHDIEQGLKTEVVKQQLEIMHLRNTSNAFSGHVEINDDVDAIIDVKWVNGTAVAHLKANLKTCGFTIEHTENGITNTMSF, encoded by the coding sequence ATGCAACAAAATAATACAAAAATAAGTAATGGTGTAATGCTGAATGTTTATCCCGATAGTATTGGAGAAAAATTTAGTGATACAATAACCATGCTTAAAATGACCGAGTTTAAAGAGGTTTTTTCTTTAATTTACGTTTTACCTACCTTTTTTAATAGTGATTTAGATAGAGGTTTTTCTATTATTGATTATGATATAAATAAAGATTTAGTAGATACAAAAGATTTAAAAGACCTGAATGAGCTCCAGATAAAGCTGAAATTTGACATTGTTTTAAATCATCTTTCTGTAGCTTCTCCTCAGTTTAAAGACATGTTACAATATGGTAATAAATCTAAATTTAAAGATTTTTTTATCAATTGGAATGAATTCTGGGAAGGAAATGGAGTGAAAAATGAAGATGGAATTGTAATTCCAAATCCTGAATTTCTCAATAAATTGTTCATGAGAAAGTCAGGTTTGCCCATATTGAAAGTACGTTTTCCGGATGGCACAGAACAGCCGTATTGGAATACTTTTTACCAGCAAATAACCTACAATCCGATTACTGTAGCTGATTTACAAGATGTAAAAGAATTAAAAGAAGAGCAAAAGCAATTTATTGTTGCCATTGTTAATGACGCAATTAAGGATAATAAAGATTTTGCGACCATTGATTTTAAAGATTATACTACTTTGAAATCAGAAATTTTACAAATTGTAGAGCAAAAGCGTTCTTATTTAGGACAAATGGATGTTAATGCTGCATCGCCCTTAGTATGGGATTTCTACGAGGAAACATTAAAGAAATTGAATGGATATGGTTGTAATATTCTTCGATTAGATGCTTTTGCCTATTTGCATAAACAAGTAGGGGAATCTAATTTCTTTAATAAACCGGGAACTTGGGAATATTTAGAGCGTATTAAGAAAATAGCAGAACAAAATAATTTGATGCTATTGCCAGAAATTCACGCCGAATATGGTTTGCATTTACATGATGAGGTAGCTGATAAAGGATATTATATTTATGACTTTTTCTTGCCTGGTTTAGCGATACATACTATCGAAAATAAATCGAGTAAAGCCTTATTGACTTGGGCTAAGGAAATTATTGCCAAAGGATATAAAACAGTAAACATGCTCGGTTGCCACGATGGAATACCTGTTCTAGATTTGAAAGGTAAAGAAGTAAATGGTACTTATAATAAAGGATTATTAGAAGATACAGAGATTGAATCTATCATGAATACCATCATGGAGCGTGGTGGTCGTGTCAAAAATCTTTATGATCCTTCAGGAAACAAAATTTCTTATTATCAAATAAATGCCACCTTTTTTAGTGCATTAGGAGAAGACGAACAAAAGTTGCTTCTTGCGAGAGCTATTCAAATGTTTATGCCGGGAATACCGCAGGTTTGGTATCTAGATATTTTTGCGGGTAAAAACAATTATGAAGCGGCAGATAATGGAGGAAGTGCCGGACATAAAGAAATTAATCGTACCACATTGACCATGCACGATATCGAGCAAGGGTTGAAAACGGAAGTTGTGAAACAACAACTCGAAATCATGCACTTAAGAAATACTTCAAATGCATTTTCAGGTCATGTAGAAATAAATGATGACGTTGACGCTATTATAGATGTCAAATGGGTGAACGGAACAGCAGTTGCGCACCTAAAAGCAAATCTTAAGACCTGTGGTTTTACAATTGAACATACCGAAAATGGAATTACAAACACTATGAGTTTTTAA
- a CDS encoding MFS transporter, producing the protein MKKNAVKIAMYLNYFVFAILLNSVGIVILKSQANYGVDELQASILEAFKDLPIAIVSFLVASFLPRIGYKKAMLIGLGLVSVACISMYFGNSFSAAKILFATVGVSFALIKVSVYSLIGTITENQQEHNSLMSSIEGVFMLGIALAYFLFPAFNSESNPDAWLNVYWLLAAMALLSFGFLFFAKFENQTEIPGVNLVDDFAQMFKLFAKLLTIVFVISAFLFVMIEQGIMSWLPTFNSKVLHLPENISIMMASILAITLAIGRLLAGIITKKVNWIWVLSFCIIAAMLIVVFVLPKTVGLDVKEINSLGDIPLIGFAFPLVGLFIAPIYPLLNSVVLSALPKKLHSSMTGLIVVFSALGGTLGSRIIGYLFKNEGPENAFYYTLIPMSLLLVSFFILKKLTAKKNEILS; encoded by the coding sequence ATGAAGAAAAACGCTGTCAAGATTGCTATGTATCTTAATTATTTTGTATTTGCAATTCTGCTGAACAGCGTAGGAATTGTAATTTTAAAGTCACAGGCTAATTATGGAGTCGATGAATTGCAAGCCAGTATTCTGGAAGCATTTAAGGATCTGCCTATTGCAATTGTTTCTTTTTTGGTGGCTTCTTTTTTGCCAAGAATTGGGTATAAAAAAGCCATGCTTATTGGATTGGGATTAGTTTCAGTTGCTTGTATAAGTATGTATTTTGGAAATTCTTTTAGTGCTGCAAAAATACTTTTTGCGACTGTAGGGGTTTCTTTTGCCTTAATAAAAGTATCTGTTTATTCATTAATTGGAACCATTACAGAGAATCAACAGGAACACAACAGTTTGATGAGCAGCATTGAAGGTGTTTTTATGCTTGGAATAGCTTTGGCTTATTTCCTTTTTCCAGCTTTTAATTCAGAATCGAATCCGGATGCATGGTTAAACGTGTATTGGTTATTGGCCGCAATGGCTTTACTATCATTTGGATTTTTATTCTTTGCAAAATTTGAAAATCAAACGGAAATTCCGGGAGTTAATCTGGTAGATGATTTCGCGCAAATGTTTAAATTATTTGCTAAGCTTTTAACCATTGTTTTTGTGATTAGTGCGTTCTTATTTGTAATGATTGAACAAGGAATAATGTCTTGGTTGCCCACTTTTAATAGTAAAGTGCTCCATCTTCCGGAGAATATTAGCATTATGATGGCGAGTATTTTGGCAATTACATTGGCAATTGGAAGACTTTTGGCAGGTATTATTACCAAAAAAGTAAATTGGATTTGGGTACTGAGTTTTTGTATTATCGCGGCGATGCTTATTGTGGTTTTTGTGTTGCCAAAAACAGTAGGATTAGATGTTAAGGAAATTAATTCATTAGGTGATATTCCATTAATTGGATTTGCATTTCCGTTGGTTGGACTTTTTATAGCGCCAATTTATCCGCTTTTAAATTCGGTTGTTTTGAGTGCTCTGCCTAAAAAATTACACAGCTCCATGACGGGTTTGATAGTCGTTTTCTCTGCTTTAGGAGGAACATTAGGTTCTAGAATAATTGGTTATTTGTTTAAAAACGAAGGACCCGAAAATGCATTTTATTATACTTTGATTCCTATGTCTTTATTGTTGGTTTCTTTCTTTATATTAAAAAAACTTACTGCTAAAAAAAATGAAATTCTTAGTTAA
- a CDS encoding GyrI-like domain-containing protein, producing MKVSKKIIVGLSAVLSLFLVWYLFIKESDYTISFKINTSTGTVFQGVQEWSTAQAQKDSENYVILEKKNFEFLKYEMRKGDSEFNYYWDIKSINDSVTKIDVSIKDLNNSLYNKITVPFFKTDFKQEQIKKISEFKLGLTEHLNKFKVKIDGEGTSEATYVAYINLKSVLQEKAQSMIQNDASITGYLQRNNIQIIGRPFVEVQNWDLDSEKLDFNYCFPIEKKADFPPSDIVKFKTLPALKGLKATYYGNFRTSDRAWFALLDYAKKNNIKLQKKVLEHFLANPFNGGNELEWETKIIIPFD from the coding sequence ATGAAAGTAAGTAAAAAAATTATAGTTGGATTAAGTGCTGTTCTTTCCTTGTTTTTAGTATGGTATTTATTTATTAAAGAAAGTGATTATACGATTTCATTTAAAATTAATACCTCTACAGGAACTGTTTTTCAAGGAGTACAGGAATGGTCGACTGCTCAAGCACAGAAAGACAGCGAAAATTATGTGATTTTAGAAAAGAAAAATTTTGAATTCCTTAAATATGAAATGCGAAAAGGAGATTCGGAATTTAATTATTATTGGGATATTAAATCTATTAATGATTCGGTTACAAAAATTGATGTTAGTATTAAAGATTTAAATAATAGCTTGTATAATAAGATTACAGTTCCTTTCTTTAAAACTGATTTTAAGCAAGAGCAAATTAAAAAAATATCGGAATTTAAATTGGGATTAACGGAACATCTCAATAAATTTAAAGTTAAGATTGATGGGGAAGGAACTTCTGAAGCAACATATGTAGCGTATATTAATTTAAAAAGTGTGTTACAAGAAAAAGCGCAATCAATGATTCAAAATGATGCTTCTATTACAGGGTATTTGCAGAGAAATAACATTCAAATAATTGGAAGACCTTTTGTTGAAGTTCAAAACTGGGATTTGGATTCGGAAAAATTAGATTTTAATTATTGTTTCCCTATTGAAAAAAAAGCAGATTTTCCACCAAGTGACATTGTGAAGTTTAAAACATTGCCCGCGCTTAAAGGATTAAAAGCTACTTATTACGGAAATTTTAGGACTTCTGACAGAGCTTGGTTTGCTTTGCTTGATTATGCTAAGAAGAATAATATAAAATTGCAGAAAAAAGTGTTAGAACATTTCCTGGCTAACCCATTTAATGGTGGTAATGAATTAGAATGGGAAACTAAAATTATCATTCCTTTTGATTAA
- a CDS encoding MFS transporter — protein sequence MSKKLRLSFWQIINMNVGFFGIQYSFGLQQSAVNPIYDFLHASPDQIPILNLAGPLTGLLIQPIIGAMSDKTWHPRWGRRKPYFFIGALVCSLALFLFPFSSSLWMAAGLLWILDVGNNTAMEPYRAFIADTLSEDQQPTGFQAQSFFTGFGQFLAYISLFLFPIVFVGYTGSLPTWIYASFFLGAVLSVTSIWWSMSKTKEIPPTEEELAILKAEPLNVFSPFIDIYKAVLEMPSVMWQLFVVYLFQWYAMMCYWQNNSKSIALSVWNVTPKNTVGYEKAVEWNGLIGAFGFIVTFSIAFYLAKLAKKHGAKMIHFACLLLGAVSLLCFPMVQNQYMFFAVVIGYGIAWASMMGIPYLMVVAVISKERYGVYMGIINMMIVIPMIIQNLSFGYILKNFLDNDPRQAISFAGVLLVIAALCTLLIKIKKTKLSE from the coding sequence ATGAGTAAAAAACTAAGATTAAGTTTTTGGCAGATAATCAATATGAATGTTGGTTTTTTTGGCATACAGTACAGCTTTGGTTTACAGCAAAGTGCTGTAAATCCGATATATGATTTTTTACATGCAAGCCCAGATCAAATCCCGATACTGAATCTTGCGGGTCCTTTAACGGGCTTATTGATTCAACCCATAATTGGGGCAATGAGTGATAAAACTTGGCATCCAAGGTGGGGAAGAAGAAAGCCTTACTTTTTTATAGGTGCATTAGTTTGTAGTCTTGCTTTGTTTTTATTTCCGTTTAGTAGTTCATTATGGATGGCTGCTGGTTTGCTTTGGATTCTGGATGTTGGTAACAATACCGCTATGGAGCCGTATCGTGCCTTTATTGCAGATACGTTGAGCGAAGATCAGCAACCTACGGGTTTTCAGGCGCAAAGTTTTTTTACTGGTTTCGGACAGTTTTTGGCTTATATTTCTCTTTTTCTATTTCCAATAGTTTTTGTTGGTTATACGGGATCACTACCCACTTGGATTTACGCTTCCTTTTTTCTGGGGGCAGTACTTTCTGTAACTTCGATTTGGTGGAGTATGAGTAAAACCAAAGAAATTCCACCAACTGAGGAAGAATTAGCCATTTTAAAAGCCGAGCCGCTAAATGTTTTTTCGCCTTTTATAGATATTTATAAAGCGGTTTTAGAAATGCCATCGGTTATGTGGCAACTATTTGTGGTCTATTTGTTTCAATGGTATGCCATGATGTGTTATTGGCAGAATAATTCAAAAAGTATTGCTTTGTCCGTTTGGAATGTTACGCCAAAGAATACAGTTGGCTATGAAAAAGCAGTAGAATGGAATGGATTGATTGGTGCATTTGGGTTTATAGTAACTTTTTCTATAGCATTTTATTTGGCCAAATTAGCTAAAAAACATGGTGCTAAGATGATTCATTTTGCCTGTTTGTTATTAGGAGCGGTATCTCTTTTATGTTTTCCAATGGTACAAAATCAGTATATGTTTTTTGCTGTGGTTATAGGCTATGGTATTGCTTGGGCAAGTATGATGGGAATTCCTTACTTGATGGTTGTTGCTGTTATTTCAAAAGAAAGATATGGAGTCTACATGGGTATTATTAATATGATGATTGTGATTCCAATGATTATCCAAAACTTATCATTTGGTTATATTCTAAAAAACTTTTTAGATAATGATCCTCGACAAGCAATCAGTTTTGCAGGAGTATTGTTAGTGATTGCTGCACTCTGCACCTTATTAATTAAAATAAAAAAGACAAAATTAAGTGAATAA
- a CDS encoding VCBS repeat-containing protein, which translates to MNNFFKIGLASLLFVGCSKKQDQLFEKLSSDESNITFNNQLLESKNISILDYLYYYNGGGVALGDINNDGLVDVYFTSNQGKNKLYLNKGKNKFEDISVKAGVEGQSDWNAGTVMADVNGDGFLDIYVCAVVGINGFEGKNELFINNKNNTFTESAAEYGLDLDNYSSSAAFFDYDLDGDLDMYLLNHAVHSELSFGNMNIRNKRSYECGDKLFRNDNGKFVDVSEQAGIFGGANGYGLGLAVSDFNLDGYPDIYIGNDFHEDDYYYLNNGDGTFTESLKQYFGHTSRFSMGVDVADVNHDGFPDIMSLDMLPEDEKVLKSSLGDDNVQMLKMRTEKLGYHYQYTRNMLQLNQAGQHFTETALLSGVAATDWSWSTLFADYDQDGEQDIFVSNGISKRPNDLDYVKYYSNDQIKSKISSTKLLDKEALKRMPKGNVTNYVFQGSADLQFKNRSADWIENDSIISNGSGYADIDNDGDLDVVTNNTNNVASVYINKTDGKSNYLKLKLQFVGQNTFGIGTKVISYYKGKKQFKELQTTRGFQSSSEPMIHFGYGKITSIDSLVVIWPDKTFQTIKNVKTNQTLTIKANTDRKLFDYKKLHPSVMPIFKKSETGLGIDFVHQENDFIDFLVQKLIPYERSDRGAATAIGDLNGDGKDDIFFGASKGKKAAVYLQNPKGFTKKSFNEIEKDSIFEDASAVIGDFNNDKINDLYVASGGGENASDLQDRLYSNNSSQFIKSVLPKLVQNASVVKTFDYDKDGDLDLFVGNNSINNRFGSLPDCYLLNNNKGIFTIVEGQTFSKIGMVTDAIFSDFNKDGKVDLILVGEWMKPTFFANKNGKFTNVTETVFPEKSNGLWQSVIPFDIDQDGDEDYLVGNWGMNSKFKASKEFPMKMYYDDFDTNGSFETIVAVEKKGQYYTTMGLDELAEQFSGMLKKKFNSYKSFAGKTLEEVFDPKMLEKGTLFEVHNLKSGYLKNENGKFTFVPFSNKMQVAPITCFVKSNFDSDAKEEVFAAGNYFGVSPYHSKFDGFSGALIKNEKTIFLGNQIGIDLTQKAVRHLDIIKFNGKKYILVTINNKKVELYEMPSAKN; encoded by the coding sequence ATGAATAATTTTTTTAAAATAGGATTGGCTTCATTGCTATTCGTTGGCTGTTCCAAAAAACAAGACCAATTGTTCGAAAAATTGTCTTCTGACGAAAGTAATATCACGTTCAATAATCAATTATTAGAGTCAAAAAATATCTCTATTTTAGATTATCTCTATTATTATAATGGTGGTGGCGTAGCCCTTGGAGATATTAATAATGACGGTTTAGTAGATGTTTATTTCACATCCAATCAAGGAAAAAATAAATTGTATCTCAACAAAGGCAAGAATAAATTTGAAGATATTTCTGTAAAAGCAGGCGTAGAAGGTCAAAGTGATTGGAATGCCGGTACTGTTATGGCAGATGTAAATGGAGATGGATTTCTAGATATTTATGTTTGTGCCGTAGTGGGAATTAATGGTTTTGAAGGAAAAAATGAATTGTTTATCAATAACAAGAACAATACATTTACTGAAAGTGCCGCCGAATATGGTTTAGATCTTGATAATTACAGCTCATCAGCAGCTTTTTTTGATTATGATTTAGATGGAGATTTAGATATGTATTTATTAAATCATGCGGTTCACTCTGAATTGTCTTTTGGGAATATGAACATTCGAAATAAAAGAAGCTATGAATGTGGCGATAAGTTATTTCGCAATGACAATGGAAAATTTGTTGATGTAAGTGAGCAAGCAGGAATTTTTGGAGGAGCCAATGGATATGGTTTAGGATTGGCAGTTTCCGATTTTAATTTAGATGGTTATCCGGATATTTATATAGGGAATGATTTTCACGAGGATGATTATTACTATTTGAATAATGGAGACGGAACTTTTACTGAAAGTTTAAAACAATATTTTGGACATACCAGCAGATTTTCCATGGGAGTTGATGTTGCGGATGTTAATCATGACGGTTTTCCGGATATCATGAGTTTAGACATGCTTCCTGAAGACGAAAAAGTACTAAAATCTTCTCTTGGCGACGATAATGTACAAATGCTAAAAATGAGAACCGAAAAATTAGGCTATCATTATCAATATACCAGAAATATGTTGCAATTGAATCAAGCCGGACAGCATTTTACCGAAACGGCTTTGTTGAGCGGAGTCGCTGCAACTGACTGGAGTTGGAGTACTTTATTTGCAGATTATGATCAAGACGGCGAGCAGGATATTTTTGTGAGTAATGGAATTTCAAAACGTCCGAATGATTTGGATTATGTGAAATACTATTCGAATGACCAAATAAAAAGCAAAATCAGTTCAACAAAACTTTTAGATAAAGAAGCATTAAAACGAATGCCAAAAGGAAATGTAACAAATTATGTTTTTCAAGGTTCGGCTGATTTACAATTCAAAAATCGTTCGGCTGATTGGATCGAAAATGATTCTATAATTTCAAATGGAAGTGGTTATGCTGATATTGATAATGATGGAGATTTAGATGTTGTTACTAATAATACGAATAATGTTGCCTCTGTATACATCAATAAAACGGATGGAAAATCAAATTATTTAAAATTAAAGTTACAATTCGTAGGACAAAATACTTTCGGAATAGGAACAAAAGTGATTTCATATTACAAAGGAAAAAAACAGTTCAAAGAATTACAAACTACAAGAGGATTTCAATCTTCGTCAGAACCAATGATTCATTTTGGATACGGAAAAATTACATCAATAGATTCTTTGGTAGTCATTTGGCCTGATAAAACGTTTCAAACGATAAAGAATGTTAAGACTAATCAAACGCTGACCATAAAAGCAAATACAGACCGAAAACTATTTGATTATAAAAAATTGCATCCGTCTGTTATGCCAATTTTCAAAAAGTCAGAAACAGGTTTAGGAATCGATTTTGTGCATCAGGAAAATGATTTTATTGACTTTTTGGTCCAAAAATTAATTCCTTATGAGCGTTCAGATAGAGGCGCTGCAACTGCTATTGGAGATTTGAATGGCGATGGAAAAGATGATATTTTCTTTGGAGCTTCTAAGGGTAAAAAAGCAGCTGTATATCTTCAAAATCCTAAAGGTTTTACAAAAAAATCTTTTAATGAAATAGAAAAAGACTCCATTTTTGAAGATGCTTCAGCGGTAATTGGAGATTTTAATAATGATAAAATAAATGACTTATATGTAGCTTCGGGCGGTGGGGAAAATGCATCTGATTTGCAAGACCGTTTGTATAGCAATAATAGCAGCCAATTTATTAAGTCTGTTTTGCCAAAACTGGTCCAAAATGCTTCGGTGGTAAAAACATTTGATTATGATAAAGACGGTGATTTAGATCTTTTTGTTGGGAATAATTCTATCAATAATAGATTTGGCAGCTTGCCGGATTGCTATTTATTAAACAACAATAAAGGCATTTTTACTATTGTTGAAGGTCAAACATTTTCAAAAATAGGAATGGTGACCGATGCTATTTTTAGTGATTTTAATAAAGATGGAAAAGTAGATTTAATTCTAGTTGGAGAATGGATGAAGCCTACCTTTTTTGCAAATAAAAACGGGAAATTTACTAATGTAACCGAAACTGTTTTTCCGGAAAAGAGCAATGGATTGTGGCAATCTGTAATTCCATTTGATATTGATCAGGATGGTGATGAAGATTATTTAGTGGGGAATTGGGGAATGAATTCTAAATTTAAAGCCTCAAAAGAATTTCCAATGAAAATGTATTATGATGATTTTGATACAAATGGCTCATTTGAAACTATCGTTGCTGTAGAGAAAAAAGGACAATATTATACTACAATGGGACTGGACGAATTAGCAGAACAATTTAGTGGAATGCTAAAAAAGAAATTCAACAGTTATAAATCTTTTGCAGGTAAAACTTTAGAAGAGGTTTTTGATCCAAAAATGTTGGAGAAAGGAACTTTATTTGAAGTTCATAATTTAAAATCGGGGTATTTAAAAAACGAAAATGGAAAATTCACTTTTGTTCCTTTTTCGAATAAAATGCAGGTTGCTCCAATAACGTGTTTTGTGAAATCAAATTTTGATTCGGATGCCAAAGAAGAAGTATTTGCTGCTGGAAATTATTTTGGAGTTTCTCCTTATCACAGTAAATTTGATGGATTTTCGGGTGCTTTAATCAAAAATGAAAAAACAATATTTTTAGGTAATCAAATCGGAATTGACCTGACTCAGAAAGCGGTTAGACATCTTGATATTATTAAATTTAATGGTAAAAAGTATATTTTAGTAACCATTAATAATAAAAAAGTAGAGCTATATGAAATGCCTTCAGCCAAGAATTAA
- a CDS encoding carbohydrate kinase family protein, whose product MNNVLNNRGEIDILCVGEVLVDFIGHQEGVLISGTRDYHRYLGGSPTNVAMNSTRLGLNTIMVATVGNDGFGSYITERLTSVGINTNHLNVLDDKSTSVIFVSRSEGTPDFIPYRSADCCIYEEQISKEILSNTKIFHTTCFALSKNPAQKTILKKAKEAYDLGCKLSIDVNYARKLWKSQEKAFKVIKTYCQFNPLIKISEDDMLRLFEKELPHEEIFEFFHQQGVDTVCLTLGSKGVKLSQKGKEVIQMPAIKIDKVMDSTGAGDAFWSGFLFAYIKEKSINECLDIALKLAALKLQNVGRLPDNINILSKLL is encoded by the coding sequence GTGAATAATGTATTAAATAATAGGGGTGAAATAGACATCCTTTGTGTAGGTGAAGTTCTTGTAGATTTTATTGGTCATCAAGAAGGTGTGCTTATTAGTGGAACGAGAGATTATCATAGGTATTTAGGAGGATCGCCTACTAATGTTGCTATGAATTCAACGCGATTGGGCTTGAATACTATTATGGTTGCAACTGTTGGGAACGATGGCTTTGGATCTTATATTACAGAACGATTAACGAGTGTTGGTATAAATACAAACCATCTAAACGTTCTAGATGATAAATCGACTAGTGTGATTTTTGTTTCAAGGTCTGAGGGTACACCCGATTTCATTCCGTATCGATCAGCAGATTGTTGTATTTATGAGGAACAAATTTCAAAGGAAATACTATCCAATACAAAGATATTTCATACCACTTGTTTCGCATTAAGTAAAAATCCAGCACAAAAAACAATCTTAAAGAAGGCAAAAGAAGCTTACGATTTGGGATGTAAACTAAGTATCGATGTAAACTATGCAAGAAAGTTGTGGAAAAGTCAAGAGAAGGCTTTCAAAGTAATCAAAACCTATTGTCAGTTCAATCCTTTAATAAAAATTAGTGAAGATGATATGTTGCGTCTTTTTGAGAAGGAACTTCCTCATGAAGAAATATTTGAATTTTTTCATCAACAAGGAGTAGATACTGTTTGCTTAACTTTAGGTAGTAAAGGAGTGAAATTATCTCAAAAAGGAAAAGAAGTAATACAAATGCCGGCCATAAAAATTGATAAAGTGATGGACTCCACTGGAGCAGGTGATGCCTTTTGGTCTGGATTTTTGTTTGCTTACATTAAAGAAAAATCAATTAATGAATGTTTGGATATAGCTTTAAAATTAGCAGCTTTAAAACTGCAAAACGTAGGGCGATTACCGGATAACATCAATATCCTTTCTAAACTTTTATAA
- a CDS encoding vanadium-dependent haloperoxidase produces MKSKIYFLGLITLLFISCKKEAPIKVTTDDFCAAVDTVTGIMVHDIFSPPVASRIYLYPNVAAYEIMAQNSTKYNSLQGQLKGLDSIPKLDSKSGVNKNLAALIAHIEVSKQLIFSEESLEKYRDSLYEKWGSENQKEFDVSKEYALKVVDRIKMWMGKDNYKQTRTASKFSVYANQPGRWQPTPPSYMDGVEPHWGEIRTLVMDSASQFKPKAPHPFSIDKNSAFYKEAKETYDTGNLISKKLIEVEKTKSKLIPEESAIATFWDCNPYATVTQGHMMFAKKKNTPDAHWINITKIALKKSKSDFETTVFAYTKTSIGIFESFISCWDEKYKTNVIRPETYINQYIDENWRPQLQTPPFPEYTSGHSVVSSCSAIILTGIFGDNFSYVDDSEIPFGLPKRSFNSFKQAAAEASISRLYGGIHYRAAIENGVEQGNNIGNYISNKLKMLKK; encoded by the coding sequence ATGAAATCTAAGATTTATTTTTTAGGACTTATAACGCTCTTGTTTATTTCCTGTAAAAAAGAAGCTCCAATTAAAGTAACAACTGATGATTTTTGTGCAGCAGTTGATACGGTAACGGGAATTATGGTTCATGATATCTTTTCGCCTCCGGTTGCCAGCAGAATCTATCTGTATCCAAATGTTGCCGCTTATGAAATTATGGCTCAAAACAGCACTAAATATAACAGTTTACAAGGACAGTTAAAAGGATTAGATTCTATTCCTAAACTAGATTCAAAAAGTGGTGTTAATAAAAATTTGGCTGCGCTTATTGCTCATATTGAAGTGAGTAAACAATTGATTTTTTCTGAGGAATCTTTAGAAAAATACAGAGACAGTTTGTATGAAAAATGGGGTTCAGAGAATCAAAAAGAATTTGATGTTTCTAAGGAATATGCTTTAAAGGTGGTCGACAGGATTAAAATGTGGATGGGAAAAGACAATTACAAACAAACTCGAACCGCTTCTAAATTTTCTGTTTATGCGAATCAGCCAGGAAGATGGCAACCTACTCCGCCTTCGTACATGGACGGAGTTGAGCCACATTGGGGTGAAATTAGGACTTTAGTTATGGATTCGGCTTCTCAATTTAAACCGAAAGCTCCGCATCCTTTCTCTATTGATAAAAATTCTGCTTTTTATAAAGAGGCAAAAGAAACGTATGATACAGGAAATTTGATTTCCAAAAAATTAATTGAAGTAGAGAAAACTAAAAGCAAACTGATTCCTGAAGAATCGGCTATTGCTACATTTTGGGATTGTAACCCGTATGCTACAGTTACGCAAGGTCATATGATGTTTGCAAAGAAAAAAAATACACCTGATGCACATTGGATTAATATTACCAAAATTGCACTGAAAAAATCAAAATCTGATTTTGAAACTACTGTTTTTGCTTATACTAAAACTTCAATTGGGATCTTCGAAAGTTTTATCAGTTGCTGGGATGAGAAGTATAAAACTAATGTAATCAGACCAGAAACGTATATCAACCAATATATAGACGAAAACTGGAGACCACAACTGCAAACGCCTCCTTTCCCAGAATATACTAGCGGACATTCCGTAGTTTCTTCCTGCTCTGCTATTATTTTAACGGGTATTTTTGGCGATAATTTTAGTTATGTTGACGATTCTGAAATTCCTTTTGGATTGCCTAAAAGATCTTTTAACTCATTCAAACAAGCTGCAGCAGAAGCTTCAATTAGTAGATTGTATGGAGGAATTCATTACAGAGCAGCTATTGAAAATGGAGTTGAACAAGGCAATAACATAGGGAATTATATTAGTAACAAATTAAAGATGCTTAAAAAATAA